The following nucleotide sequence is from Cryptosporangium aurantiacum.
TCCTGCGCGGGGTCGGCACGCTGGACGCCGCGGTGCGCGCCGGACGGTGGGACGTCCGGGAAGCGGCGCCGCGCCGGATCGCGGGAAGCGTGCTCGGCGTCGTCGGGGTCGGGGCCACGGGGCAGGCCGTCGCACAGCGCGCCACCGCACTGGGGATGCGCGTGCTGACCTACCCCGGCCAGGACCTGCACGAGCTCCTCGCCGAGGTCGACGTCGTCAGCCTGCACGTCTCGCAGCGTCCGGGCGCTCCCCCCGTGCTGGACGCTGCCGCGATCGCGCACCTCCGCCCGGGGGCGTACGTGGTGAACACCGCACGCGGAGGCGTCCTCGACACCACCGCGCTCGGCGACGCCCTGCGCTCCGGCCGGATCGCCGGCGCCGCACTCGACGTCCTGCCGATCGAGCCGCCCCCGGCCGACGATCCGGTCCGCACGTTCCCGCGCACGATCCTCACCCCGCACGCCGCGTGGTACTCCGCGGAGGCCGCAGTCCGCCCGTACGTCTGGGCGGGTGCGGCGGTGGCCGCGGTCCTCGCCGGGCGCGAGCCGGACCGAGTGGTGGGACGACCGTGACGCGGACCCTGTCGGTCTTCCAGTCGCTGTGGGCGATGGAGGACCTGCCCTGGCGGTCGGCGTCGCGATGGAGCCTTCCGGAGCGGGTCGAGCGGATCGCGTCGGCCGGCTTCGCCGGGCTCGCGGTGGACCTCGGCGCGCGCGAGGCGCCTCCCGCCGCGGAACTGGCGCCGCTGCTGGCGGGCCTTCGGAGTGCGGTGTTCACGTTTATTACGGACGACGCCGCGCTGGACGCCGCAGTGCGGTACGCCGAGGCGATCGGCGCCGAGCTGATCGTCGGGTGCGGCCAGGTGTTCCCGGGTGACGTGACCACCGCGGCCGCCCTCGTCCGGGGCTGGCTGAAGACCGCCGCTGCCGCCGGGATCCCGTTCCAGCTGGAGACCCACCGCTACACGGTCACCAACGACCTCGGCTTCACAGTGGCCCTGCTGGACGCCGTCCCCGAGCTCACGCTCGCCGTCGACCTCTCGCACTACGTCGTCGGCAACGAGCTGCCGGACGGCCCCGACGAGCGGGTGGACACGCTGATCGGCCGGGTCCTCGACCGGGCGGGCTCGCTCCAGGGACGGATCGCCACCCGCGGCCAGGTGCAGGTCTCCCCGTCGTTCCCGCAGCACCGCGCCGCCGCCGATCGGTTCCGCGCCTGGTGGGCCGCGGCCATGCGCACGTACCCGGGCGACGACCTGGTGTTCTGCTGCGAGCTGGGCACCGTGCCGTACGCGATCACCGGCGCCGACGGCGCGCAGATCAGCGACCGCTGGGCCGACGCGCTGCTGCTCAAGTCGTGGGCCGAAGAACTGTTCCACGCCACCGAACGGAGGCACTCATGACCGGACCGCTGACCGACCGCGAGGTGGGCGTGAGCATCCTCCCCGCCGGCGCCTACACCGACCCGGCGGTATTCACCGCCGAGCAGGGGGCGATCTTCGAGCGGCGGTGGGTCTGGGCGGGGTTCACCCACTGGGTAGCGAAGCCGGGCAGCTCGCACCCGGTCACGGTGGCCGGCCGCCCGTTGCTGATCACCCGCGACCTGACCGGCGCGATCCAGGTGTTCCACAACATTTGCCGCCACCGCGGGATGGTGCTGTCCGAGGAGCCGAGCACCCGAAAACGCCTGCGCTGCCCGTACCACTACTGGACGTACGAGGTCGGCGGCGCGCTCTGCGGAACGCCGTACTGGGATCGCACCAAAGGCTCGGCGCCCGACGACGCGACCCGGGACGCGCTGGCGTTGCTGCCGGTCCGGCACGCGGAGTGGGCCGGCATGGTGCTGGTGTGCCTCGGTGAGCCGGAGCGGCCGGTCGAGGACGTCCTCGCTCCCCTGCGCGAGCGGTGGGCGCCGGTCGACCTGGACCGGCTGCACCTGGCCGCCGAGGATCGGTACGAGATCACCGCGAACTGGAAGCTCGTCGTGGAGAACTTCCTCGACTTCTACCACCTGCCGTTCGTCCACCCGCAGGTCGGACCCGCTGCCGCCGCGCTGGACATCGACGACGTCGTGCTCGCCGACGACATCCTCGGCGGCTGCTACCCGCGGGGAGCGGCCGGTAAGGCGGCCAAGACCGAGACGCCGCTCCCGATGTTCGGGGACGTCCCACCCGCCCTGCGCGACCGCCAGGATATTTTTTGCCTCTTCCCCAACGCGCTGGTGTTCCTCGAGGCGGATTGGTTCCAGGTGATCGGTTTCGAACCGGTCGCTGCGGACCGTACCGTCGAACACATGGCGGTGTTCGTCGACAACTCCGCGTCCGGTCCCGAGTTCACCGACGCG
It contains:
- a CDS encoding NAD(P)-dependent oxidoreductase; protein product: MSAPVVVLADPFGSVQDVRAGLGPVQAEVRAADAIPAGSGVVALLVGPETPLTEAHLDALPDLRIVAATSAGTDHIPVDAVTARGAWVTSTAGYCTDEVADHTIALVLNLLRGVGTLDAAVRAGRWDVREAAPRRIAGSVLGVVGVGATGQAVAQRATALGMRVLTYPGQDLHELLAEVDVVSLHVSQRPGAPPVLDAAAIAHLRPGAYVVNTARGGVLDTTALGDALRSGRIAGAALDVLPIEPPPADDPVRTFPRTILTPHAAWYSAEAAVRPYVWAGAAVAAVLAGREPDRVVGRP
- a CDS encoding sugar phosphate isomerase/epimerase family protein, which translates into the protein MTRTLSVFQSLWAMEDLPWRSASRWSLPERVERIASAGFAGLAVDLGAREAPPAAELAPLLAGLRSAVFTFITDDAALDAAVRYAEAIGAELIVGCGQVFPGDVTTAAALVRGWLKTAAAAGIPFQLETHRYTVTNDLGFTVALLDAVPELTLAVDLSHYVVGNELPDGPDERVDTLIGRVLDRAGSLQGRIATRGQVQVSPSFPQHRAAADRFRAWWAAAMRTYPGDDLVFCCELGTVPYAITGADGAQISDRWADALLLKSWAEELFHATERRHS
- a CDS encoding aromatic ring-hydroxylating oxygenase subunit alpha, with the translated sequence MTGPLTDREVGVSILPAGAYTDPAVFTAEQGAIFERRWVWAGFTHWVAKPGSSHPVTVAGRPLLITRDLTGAIQVFHNICRHRGMVLSEEPSTRKRLRCPYHYWTYEVGGALCGTPYWDRTKGSAPDDATRDALALLPVRHAEWAGMVLVCLGEPERPVEDVLAPLRERWAPVDLDRLHLAAEDRYEITANWKLVVENFLDFYHLPFVHPQVGPAAAALDIDDVVLADDILGGCYPRGAAGKAAKTETPLPMFGDVPPALRDRQDIFCLFPNALVFLEADWFQVIGFEPVAADRTVEHMAVFVDNSASGPEFTDARKALTAVLFEVNDQDVPILERMQRGRSSPAADRNHLLPHWDQVTARFQLLVASALEEER